In Rhizobium sp. WSM4643, the following are encoded in one genomic region:
- a CDS encoding DUF2231 domain-containing protein: MNPKSTLSIAGHPIHPMLIPFPVAFFVGTLVTDILHSQSGDPFWPAASNWMLAAGLVMAALAALAGLTDFFGDSRIRSLRAAWFHMIGNIVLVLIEAVSLWRRVVQGPDFIVPTGLALSLIAVALLLFNGWKGWEMVYRHRVGVSEETGNSTR, from the coding sequence ATGAACCCGAAAAGCACGTTGAGCATCGCCGGCCATCCGATCCATCCCATGTTGATCCCGTTCCCGGTGGCCTTCTTCGTCGGAACGCTTGTCACCGATATCCTTCACAGCCAGTCCGGCGACCCGTTCTGGCCGGCGGCGTCGAACTGGATGCTGGCGGCCGGCCTCGTCATGGCAGCACTGGCGGCACTCGCCGGATTGACCGACTTCTTCGGCGATAGCCGCATCCGCAGCTTGCGGGCTGCGTGGTTTCACATGATCGGCAACATCGTCCTCGTTCTGATCGAGGCCGTCAGCCTTTGGCGTCGGGTCGTACAGGGCCCTGATTTCATCGTGCCGACCGGGCTGGCGCTGTCTTTGATCGCCGTTGCGCTGCTGCTGTTCAACGGCTGGAAAGGCTGGGAAATGGTGTATCGTCACCGGGTCGGCGTCAGCGAAGAAACCGGCAATTCAACGCGGTGA
- a CDS encoding SDR family oxidoreductase, translating to MSGKVVVVTGASSGFGKLTVLELARRGHTVVATMRDVEGRNAQVRSDLIEAAKAEGHVLQVLDMDVANEASVNSTIDQVVKQHGKIDALINNAGIMPVGVTEAYTIADVERLFAVNFFGAMRADRAALPHMRAAGSGLLVHVTSLMGRVVFPFFGTYSASKFALEALAEAYRYELKGFGIDSVIVEPGPFPSNLISSSPEPSDQTVLASYGEVAAIPGQIKAHANDGHDEANPPRPQMVADAIARLVEATERRPLRTVVMPEGMDLGVQRLNDAVSPIQNDLLSALGMSSVI from the coding sequence ATGAGCGGAAAAGTCGTTGTTGTGACCGGTGCGAGCAGTGGTTTTGGGAAACTCACAGTATTGGAGCTTGCAAGGCGGGGCCATACGGTGGTTGCGACCATGCGGGACGTCGAAGGGCGAAATGCCCAGGTGCGGAGCGATCTTATCGAGGCGGCGAAAGCTGAAGGGCATGTGCTGCAAGTCCTTGACATGGACGTTGCCAACGAGGCGTCGGTCAATTCCACGATCGACCAGGTCGTCAAGCAGCACGGAAAGATCGATGCCCTGATCAACAATGCCGGAATAATGCCCGTCGGGGTCACGGAAGCCTACACTATAGCGGACGTCGAACGGCTATTTGCGGTCAATTTCTTCGGCGCCATGCGGGCCGACCGCGCCGCTCTGCCGCATATGCGTGCCGCCGGCAGCGGGTTGCTCGTTCATGTGACATCGCTGATGGGGCGGGTGGTCTTTCCGTTCTTCGGCACCTACTCCGCGAGCAAGTTCGCGCTCGAAGCGCTTGCCGAAGCCTATCGGTATGAACTGAAGGGATTTGGAATCGACTCCGTCATCGTCGAGCCAGGCCCATTCCCGAGCAACCTCATCTCGTCGAGCCCGGAGCCATCCGACCAGACCGTGCTTGCATCCTACGGCGAGGTTGCGGCGATACCGGGTCAGATAAAAGCCCACGCCAACGACGGACATGACGAGGCTAACCCGCCGAGGCCCCAGATGGTTGCCGATGCCATCGCACGGCTGGTCGAGGCCACGGAACGACGTCCGTTGCGCACGGTCGTCATGCCTGAAGGCATGGACCTCGGAGTGCAGCGGCTGAACGACGCGGTAAGCCCAATTCAGAACGACCTGCTCAGCGCGCTCGGCATGTCGAGCGTGATCTGA
- a CDS encoding Nramp family divalent metal transporter, with amino-acid sequence MKKLLQISLGIVTSVGGFIETGQIATSAQAGAAYGFSLLWAIAIGTVCLIFLIEMSGRFAIASHHTVADGMRERFGSNYFLLTLLIVSIVNLLVLASEIGGVTLALQFVSGVDYQWWALPVAFIVWLLLWKGTFGMIEDGVAILGLVALCFVVGVFVMDPPWLEVAKGLVPTLPDKQPLHYGFIAVSILGAVIAPFLFLFYSSGAIEEKWDKSFFGANRVISTLGMSFGAVIAAAILIVAALAYPPRGITDIEGYDQIAPILTPALGKWGFYLFAASLGITCLGAALEASLGQAYLVAQGFGWNWSEDAKPRTNPAFSLVYTGFIAVAFMPIAIGVDPLQLTIFSMAITALALPFGVVPFLFLMNDRNYVGDHGNGWISNTAVLVIIGLSFIVALITIPLQIFGG; translated from the coding sequence ATGAAAAAGCTGCTTCAGATATCACTTGGAATCGTAACCAGCGTCGGAGGGTTTATCGAAACCGGTCAGATTGCGACCTCGGCCCAGGCCGGCGCAGCATATGGATTCAGCCTGCTTTGGGCCATTGCCATTGGTACAGTCTGCCTCATTTTCCTGATCGAAATGTCCGGGCGATTTGCCATCGCCAGCCACCACACCGTTGCGGATGGAATGAGAGAGCGATTTGGATCGAACTATTTTCTGCTCACGCTGCTGATCGTTTCGATCGTCAATCTTCTCGTCCTGGCGTCGGAGATCGGCGGCGTTACCCTGGCATTGCAGTTCGTCAGTGGCGTGGACTATCAGTGGTGGGCCTTGCCTGTCGCCTTCATCGTGTGGCTTCTGCTCTGGAAGGGCACGTTCGGCATGATCGAGGACGGCGTCGCTATACTGGGCCTGGTAGCGCTGTGCTTCGTGGTCGGGGTATTCGTCATGGATCCGCCCTGGCTGGAGGTGGCCAAAGGTCTGGTGCCGACGCTGCCAGACAAACAGCCGCTGCACTATGGATTCATTGCCGTCAGCATTCTCGGTGCCGTCATCGCTCCGTTCCTGTTCCTGTTCTACTCGTCAGGCGCAATCGAAGAAAAATGGGACAAGAGCTTCTTTGGCGCCAATCGCGTAATCTCGACGCTCGGCATGAGCTTTGGCGCCGTCATCGCAGCCGCAATCTTGATCGTGGCGGCACTCGCCTACCCGCCGCGCGGCATCACCGACATCGAAGGGTATGACCAAATTGCGCCGATCTTGACTCCGGCTTTGGGCAAATGGGGTTTTTACCTGTTTGCAGCCTCGCTTGGCATCACCTGCTTGGGCGCCGCGCTGGAAGCTAGCCTTGGTCAGGCCTATCTGGTTGCCCAGGGTTTCGGCTGGAACTGGTCGGAAGACGCCAAGCCGAGGACCAACCCGGCCTTCTCGCTCGTCTATACAGGTTTCATCGCAGTTGCCTTCATGCCGATCGCGATTGGGGTCGATCCTCTCCAACTCACTATTTTTTCGATGGCGATCACGGCCTTGGCCTTGCCCTTTGGCGTGGTTCCGTTTTTGTTTTTGATGAACGATCGGAATTATGTCGGCGATCATGGCAATGGATGGATCAGTAACACTGCCGTGCTGGTCATCATCGGCCTCTCGTTTATCGTCGCTCTCATAACCATTCCGTTGCAAATATTCGGAGGATGA
- a CDS encoding glycosyltransferase family 4 protein, with product MKIAQIAPLAESVPPKLYGGTERIVSYLTEELVAQGHDVTLFASGDSVTDARLVPCSNVALRLNPAIKDHLPHQILMLEEIRRRAPEFDVLHFHVDLLHFPLIRHFADRTVTTLHGRLDLPDLWPFYKAFPDIPLVSVSNDQRHPMPPVNWLGTVYHGLPASLLSFTEKPAGGYLAFLGRIAPEKRPDRAIEIAAKVGMPLKIAAKIDNADKHYWETAIQPMVMSHPNVEFIGEINDHQKADFLGNAGALLFPIDWPEPFGLVMIEAMACGTPVLAFRCGSVPEVIDDGISGILVDTVAEAVENVEWALQLDRRKVRANFERRFTAGRMARDYLAVYGQLHGFCAKAAHRRRPNPEISIGQVVA from the coding sequence ATGAAGATCGCTCAGATTGCCCCGCTTGCAGAAAGTGTTCCGCCGAAATTATACGGGGGAACCGAGCGGATTGTTTCGTATCTTACCGAAGAGCTGGTGGCCCAAGGCCACGATGTGACGCTGTTTGCCAGCGGTGATTCCGTTACCGATGCCCGCCTCGTGCCGTGCTCGAACGTTGCCCTGAGGCTAAATCCCGCCATCAAGGACCACCTGCCGCACCAGATCCTTATGCTTGAGGAAATCCGCAGGCGCGCGCCCGAATTCGATGTCCTGCATTTTCATGTCGATCTGCTGCATTTCCCGCTGATCCGACATTTTGCCGACCGCACCGTAACAACGCTGCATGGGCGGCTCGACCTGCCTGATCTCTGGCCTTTCTACAAGGCGTTTCCGGATATTCCCCTGGTATCGGTCTCCAATGACCAACGCCACCCAATGCCGCCGGTCAACTGGTTGGGGACGGTCTATCACGGCCTGCCCGCTAGCCTCCTGTCTTTCACGGAAAAGCCGGCGGGCGGTTACCTCGCGTTCCTCGGACGGATCGCTCCGGAGAAGCGGCCTGACCGGGCGATTGAAATCGCCGCCAAGGTCGGCATGCCGCTGAAGATCGCCGCCAAGATCGACAATGCCGACAAACATTATTGGGAAACGGCAATTCAGCCGATGGTGATGAGCCATCCGAACGTTGAGTTCATCGGCGAGATCAACGATCATCAGAAGGCGGACTTCCTGGGCAATGCCGGCGCGTTGCTTTTCCCGATCGACTGGCCTGAGCCCTTCGGGCTTGTGATGATCGAGGCGATGGCCTGCGGCACACCGGTTCTGGCCTTCCGCTGCGGCTCGGTCCCGGAGGTGATCGACGACGGGATCTCGGGAATTTTGGTCGATACCGTTGCCGAAGCTGTCGAGAACGTCGAATGGGCACTGCAGCTTGATCGACGCAAGGTGCGGGCGAACTTCGAGCGACGCTTTACTGCGGGACGTATGGCAAGAGACTATCTCGCGGTCTACGGCCAGCTGCACGGATTTTGCGCAAAAGCCGCGCACCGCCGGCGCCCGAACCCTGAGATATCCATTGGCCAGGTTGTGGCATAA
- a CDS encoding RidA family protein, with amino-acid sequence MTQREAIFPADRHALYEKHGYSAAIRSGDLLFVSGQVGSRSDGTPVPDFESQVRLAFENLKSTLSAAGATLDDIVDVTSFHTDPENQFGTIMAVKQEMFSKPPYPNWTAIGVNWLAGFDFEIKVIARIPGSH; translated from the coding sequence ATGACCCAACGCGAAGCAATCTTTCCGGCCGACAGGCACGCTCTTTACGAAAAGCACGGCTATTCCGCCGCGATCCGATCCGGTGATCTGCTGTTTGTGTCCGGACAGGTCGGCAGCCGTTCGGACGGGACTCCCGTACCCGATTTCGAAAGCCAGGTGCGGCTTGCCTTCGAAAACCTGAAGTCGACGCTGAGTGCCGCCGGCGCAACGCTGGATGATATCGTCGACGTCACCAGCTTCCACACAGACCCCGAAAACCAGTTCGGAACGATCATGGCGGTCAAGCAGGAGATGTTCAGCAAGCCGCCCTACCCTAATTGGACCGCCATCGGCGTCAACTGGCTCGCCGGCTTCGACTTCGAGATCAAGGTCATTGCCCGTATTCCGGGCAGTCACTGA
- a CDS encoding PRC-barrel domain-containing protein, translating to MKEVQLELLLGKQVYDLDGKPVGRVEEVRAEARGENFYVIEYHLGAYGLFERLSALAIGRAVLTALGAAGPGSKKLVPWDQLDISDPEHLQVTCRKAAL from the coding sequence ATGAAAGAGGTCCAGCTCGAGTTGCTTCTGGGCAAACAGGTCTACGACCTTGACGGCAAGCCTGTCGGGCGTGTGGAAGAGGTCAGGGCAGAAGCACGCGGTGAGAATTTTTATGTCATCGAGTATCACCTCGGTGCTTACGGCCTTTTTGAACGGCTGTCCGCCCTGGCCATTGGCCGCGCCGTTCTGACCGCCCTGGGGGCGGCAGGACCTGGCAGCAAGAAATTGGTACCATGGGACCAGCTCGACATAAGTGATCCAGAGCATTTGCAGGTGACATGCCGCAAAGCCGCTCTATAG
- a CDS encoding NADPH-dependent F420 reductase gives MKIGIIGAGNIGATLARKLAAAGHEIKLANSKGPESIRELAAKVGATAATKQDAVAGVDVVILSVPFSAHRDLADLFANVPENVVVVDTSNYYPFRDGAIADVDGGKPEAVWVSEQINRPIVKAWNAVLSATLAEKGVDKSQPGRIALPVAGDDLEKKSIVMQLVEATGFDALDAGGLATSWRQQPGTPAYCTELSADELQTALEKANQNRSAGNRDALIKVFMDKGGSLTHDEIVARNRAGSA, from the coding sequence ATGAAGATCGGAATTATCGGCGCAGGGAACATCGGCGCGACGCTGGCGCGAAAGCTCGCGGCCGCTGGGCACGAGATCAAGCTTGCCAATTCCAAGGGCCCGGAATCTATTCGCGAGCTTGCAGCGAAAGTTGGTGCGACGGCAGCGACCAAGCAAGATGCCGTGGCGGGGGTGGATGTTGTGATCCTTTCCGTCCCGTTTTCGGCTCATCGCGATCTTGCCGATTTATTCGCAAATGTTCCCGAGAACGTCGTTGTCGTAGATACGTCCAATTACTACCCGTTCCGTGACGGAGCGATCGCCGACGTCGATGGTGGCAAACCGGAAGCGGTCTGGGTCAGCGAGCAGATCAACCGACCGATCGTTAAAGCCTGGAATGCGGTGCTTTCTGCGACGCTCGCGGAAAAAGGCGTAGACAAGTCGCAACCCGGCCGCATCGCCCTTCCGGTAGCGGGTGATGACCTCGAAAAGAAGTCGATTGTCATGCAACTGGTAGAGGCGACGGGCTTCGACGCTCTCGATGCCGGGGGTCTCGCGACCTCGTGGCGACAACAGCCAGGCACGCCTGCCTATTGCACGGAACTGTCTGCTGACGAGCTGCAAACGGCGCTCGAAAAAGCTAATCAGAACCGCTCGGCGGGCAACCGCGACGCCCTGATCAAGGTCTTCATGGACAAAGGCGGCAGCCTTACTCACGATGAAATCGTAGCCCGAAACCGCGCCGGGTCCGCGTGA
- a CDS encoding GFA family protein gives MHKGSCLCGTVKYEVRGELGAAIYCHCSRCRKATATAFASNAPVATSDFVIIEGESALKAFDSSQGVHRLFCSNCGSPIISRRDAVPDVVRLRLGTLDTPLPAPPSAHYFVASKAEWYDIHDDLPQFA, from the coding sequence ATGCATAAAGGCAGCTGTCTCTGTGGCACAGTGAAATACGAAGTTCGCGGCGAGCTAGGTGCGGCGATCTATTGCCATTGTTCGCGTTGTCGCAAGGCGACCGCTACCGCATTCGCCAGCAATGCGCCCGTCGCGACCAGCGACTTCGTCATCATTGAGGGCGAGTCGGCGCTGAAGGCATTCGATTCTTCGCAAGGCGTTCATCGCCTCTTCTGTTCCAACTGCGGTTCGCCCATCATCAGTCGCCGCGATGCGGTGCCGGATGTCGTGCGCTTGCGGCTGGGGACGCTCGATACGCCGCTGCCAGCGCCGCCGAGCGCGCATTACTTCGTCGCCTCGAAGGCCGAGTGGTACGATATACACGACGACTTGCCACAGTTCGCGTAG
- a CDS encoding TetR/AcrR family transcriptional regulator — MPTRSVLEFVDVEGQPLNALSPRERILKTASDLFYRFSIHSVGIDRIIAESGVAKMTFYKHFPSKADLIATYLRYKTDTWFQMLATSTERAGLSPLERVLAIFDAMEEPFRAPSFRGCPFVKGLAEFGPEANSPDVQATIAGYFRGLHEFVASLIEPLALSNPERAVIQILSLFQGAIVIAQSTRDPAIVEANRDAARVLLEDALISSSEPGVR, encoded by the coding sequence ATGCCAACGCGCAGCGTGCTTGAATTTGTGGATGTGGAGGGACAACCGCTTAATGCGCTTTCCCCGCGAGAACGAATATTAAAGACGGCATCGGACCTGTTTTACCGGTTCAGCATCCACTCTGTCGGGATCGACCGCATCATTGCCGAAAGCGGCGTGGCGAAGATGACGTTCTACAAACACTTTCCATCGAAGGCCGACCTGATCGCTACCTATTTGCGTTACAAAACGGACACCTGGTTTCAGATGCTCGCAACCTCGACTGAAAGAGCCGGGCTGTCGCCGCTGGAGCGTGTCCTCGCTATTTTTGACGCGATGGAGGAACCGTTCCGCGCGCCTTCTTTCCGCGGCTGCCCATTCGTAAAGGGGTTAGCCGAGTTCGGACCGGAGGCCAATTCCCCAGACGTACAAGCGACCATCGCCGGGTATTTCAGGGGCTTGCATGAATTTGTTGCGTCACTCATCGAGCCCTTGGCATTGAGCAATCCCGAAAGAGCCGTGATCCAGATCCTGTCGCTCTTCCAAGGCGCGATCGTGATCGCACAATCGACGCGCGATCCTGCTATTGTGGAGGCAAACCGCGATGCAGCCAGAGTGTTGCTGGAAGATGCGTTGATCTCGTCGTCCGAACCCGGAGTTCGTTAG
- a CDS encoding SOS response-associated peptidase has protein sequence MCSRVYIKESLHELARRFAFAGQGDLDGLVDRIPRYNGAPRLVYAIIIQDAGPETDIMAPVFAMAVWGLVPALMKPSDRRLPLINIRCENIATHGLSGPAYRSRRCLIPVNGFFEWKYASGRDKQPYAVAMKTDVLFALAGIWEVWRHPAGIDIRTFAVITCPSNELMANISKRMPVILRQKDYERWLSPDPNPSDLMKPYPAELMTMWPTGTGVDSLKNTGPEIIQPGCS, from the coding sequence ATGTGTAGTCGCGTTTATATCAAGGAATCGCTTCACGAGCTTGCGCGTAGGTTCGCTTTCGCCGGACAAGGCGACCTTGACGGCTTGGTTGACCGCATCCCTCGATATAACGGCGCGCCGCGGCTGGTCTACGCGATCATCATCCAAGACGCAGGGCCGGAGACGGATATCATGGCGCCGGTCTTTGCAATGGCGGTATGGGGCCTGGTGCCCGCATTGATGAAACCGAGCGACCGGCGTCTCCCATTGATCAATATTCGCTGCGAAAACATTGCCACGCATGGACTTTCCGGACCTGCCTATCGGTCGCGCCGCTGCCTGATCCCAGTCAATGGCTTCTTTGAGTGGAAGTACGCCAGCGGCCGGGACAAACAACCTTATGCTGTCGCGATGAAGACCGACGTTCTGTTCGCTCTTGCCGGCATTTGGGAGGTCTGGCGTCACCCGGCTGGCATCGATATCCGCACCTTCGCTGTCATCACCTGCCCGTCGAATGAGTTGATGGCGAACATCAGTAAGCGAATGCCCGTCATCCTCCGTCAAAAGGATTATGAGCGCTGGCTATCTCCTGATCCAAATCCATCCGACCTGATGAAGCCATACCCGGCGGAGCTTATGACCATGTGGCCGACCGGAACGGGCGTTGACAGCCTGAAGAACACCGGCCCCGAAATCATCCAACCCGGTTGCTCTTGA
- a CDS encoding PepSY domain-containing protein: protein MKKIAFAATILCASTVAALAQTTPAPPADGDISTVVIPDTKNPTAPVEGANSLTEAQAKDRIAEAGYTEVKNLKLDDNGIWMACGMKDGKAVSALDYRGNIVAR, encoded by the coding sequence ATGAAGAAGATCGCCTTTGCGGCGACCATTCTCTGCGCGTCTACAGTTGCAGCCCTTGCCCAGACAACACCGGCTCCACCTGCGGATGGAGATATATCTACGGTTGTAATCCCAGACACCAAAAATCCGACTGCGCCCGTCGAGGGCGCCAACAGCCTTACCGAAGCTCAGGCGAAGGATCGTATTGCGGAAGCGGGTTACACCGAAGTCAAGAATCTCAAGCTCGACGACAATGGGATCTGGATGGCCTGCGGCATGAAGGACGGGAAAGCCGTCTCCGCCCTCGATTATCGAGGCAACATCGTCGCCAGGTAG
- a CDS encoding amylo-alpha-1,6-glucosidase has translation MTTSAGGNPNPAAMKQVAPIAQFFIPAAASLQERQPRTLKHGDTFAVFDHNGDALSGPGSPDGLFHRDTRYLSHLYLTLEDRRPMLLSSTLRDDNATLTCDLTNPDFLGKDGKLRLEHDLIHIRRTRFLWAGRCYERLAVTNYDDSDHHLRMKLQFFSDFADLFEVRGTVRAKRGRSLPAVIEDGSVLLSYIGLDGKTRTTRVSFDPAPDELAPDLAVYDLHLSARGSRSIFIEIDCDRSDKDRRVNGFFLAMRDARRALRSSMARTASVSSSNQIFNQLARRSVSDLYMLITDTPEGPYPYAGTPWFSTVFGRDAIITALQTLWLDPAIAKGVLRHLAANQATEINPASDAEPGKILHEVRFGEMAELGEVPFRRYYGSVDSTPLFVMLAGSYLDRTGDTATLHQLLPHIEAALTWIDEYGDRDDDGFVEYGRQTLEGLINQAWKDSHDSVFHADGTLAKGPIAIAEVQAYVYGAWQAGAEIFRRLHRPERAATLLAKAEALRRAFDRRFFDEELGTFVLALDGDKRACRVRSSNAGHALMTGIAYPERAEQVVRTLMNASSFCGWGIRTIPATEARYNPMSYHNGSIWPHDNSLIAMGLARYGFKAAAAQIFEGLFAASTYIDLRGLPELFCGFSQRRSHGPTFYPVACSPQAWAASAPLSLLQSCLGLDFDPNASQISFNQPRLPAFLDEITLRHLMVGSGSADVAIRRSGRQVVVDVVGRKGDVRVLTTA, from the coding sequence ATGACGACATCGGCAGGCGGCAATCCAAATCCCGCCGCAATGAAACAAGTGGCGCCGATAGCGCAGTTCTTCATTCCCGCTGCCGCGTCGCTGCAGGAACGGCAACCACGTACACTGAAGCATGGCGATACATTCGCGGTCTTCGACCACAATGGCGATGCTCTTTCCGGACCAGGAAGTCCCGACGGGCTCTTTCACCGCGACACGCGATATCTTTCGCATCTCTACCTGACGCTCGAGGATAGGCGTCCGATGCTGCTGTCGTCGACATTGCGCGACGACAACGCCACGCTCACCTGCGATCTCACAAACCCGGACTTCCTTGGCAAAGATGGAAAGCTGCGTCTCGAGCATGATCTCATCCATATTCGAAGGACACGCTTTCTATGGGCGGGGCGTTGTTATGAGCGCCTGGCAGTGACGAACTATGACGACAGCGATCATCACCTGCGGATGAAGCTGCAATTCTTTTCGGACTTTGCCGACCTCTTCGAAGTGCGAGGCACCGTGCGGGCAAAAAGAGGCCGTAGCCTGCCGGCCGTCATCGAAGATGGAAGCGTCCTTCTGTCCTATATCGGCCTCGATGGAAAAACACGGACAACCCGCGTCTCGTTCGATCCGGCTCCCGATGAACTCGCACCGGATCTGGCGGTCTACGACCTCCACTTGAGCGCGCGCGGCAGTCGCTCGATCTTCATCGAGATCGACTGCGACCGTTCGGACAAGGATCGCCGCGTCAACGGCTTTTTCCTGGCCATGCGCGATGCTCGACGGGCATTGCGATCGTCGATGGCAAGGACGGCATCGGTCTCGAGTTCCAACCAGATCTTCAATCAGCTTGCGCGGCGAAGCGTGTCCGACCTTTACATGTTGATCACCGACACGCCTGAAGGGCCGTACCCTTATGCCGGGACGCCGTGGTTCAGCACGGTGTTCGGCCGCGATGCGATCATCACCGCGCTGCAGACGCTCTGGCTGGATCCAGCCATCGCAAAGGGGGTGCTTCGCCATCTCGCCGCCAACCAGGCGACCGAGATCAATCCCGCTTCGGATGCCGAACCCGGCAAGATCCTCCATGAGGTTCGCTTCGGTGAAATGGCCGAGCTGGGGGAAGTTCCGTTCCGCCGTTACTACGGCAGCGTCGATTCGACCCCGCTGTTTGTCATGCTGGCGGGCAGCTACCTGGACCGCACCGGTGACACGGCGACCCTTCATCAGCTTCTGCCGCATATCGAGGCGGCGCTGACCTGGATCGACGAATATGGCGACCGCGACGATGACGGCTTCGTCGAATACGGGCGCCAGACCTTGGAGGGCTTGATCAACCAGGCCTGGAAGGACAGCCACGATTCGGTCTTTCATGCGGACGGGACACTCGCCAAAGGGCCGATCGCGATTGCCGAGGTACAGGCCTATGTCTATGGCGCGTGGCAAGCGGGCGCGGAGATATTCCGCCGGCTCCACCGGCCCGAGCGCGCGGCGACATTGCTGGCGAAGGCAGAAGCGCTGCGGCGTGCTTTCGACCGCCGTTTCTTCGACGAGGAACTCGGTACGTTCGTGCTGGCGCTGGACGGAGACAAGCGAGCCTGTCGGGTTCGCTCTTCGAATGCCGGCCATGCTCTCATGACCGGCATTGCCTACCCCGAAAGAGCCGAACAGGTGGTTCGCACCTTGATGAACGCCTCGTCCTTCTGCGGCTGGGGCATTCGCACCATTCCCGCCACCGAGGCGCGCTACAACCCGATGAGCTACCACAACGGCTCGATCTGGCCGCACGACAATAGTCTGATCGCCATGGGGCTTGCGCGCTACGGCTTCAAGGCAGCAGCAGCGCAGATCTTTGAAGGTCTGTTCGCAGCCTCGACCTATATCGATCTACGCGGGCTTCCCGAGCTGTTCTGCGGTTTTTCCCAACGGCGGTCGCATGGACCGACCTTCTATCCCGTGGCGTGCTCCCCCCAGGCCTGGGCCGCCTCAGCGCCTTTGTCGTTGCTGCAATCGTGCCTCGGCCTGGATTTCGACCCGAACGCCTCACAGATCAGCTTCAACCAGCCGCGCCTGCCGGCATTCCTGGATGAGATCACCCTGCGGCATCTTATGGTTGGCTCCGGATCCGCTGACGTCGCCATTCGCCGATCCGGCCGACAGGTCGTCGTAGACGTCGTGGGTCGCAAGGGAGATGTACGCGTTCTCACGACCGCTTAG
- a CDS encoding DUF982 domain-containing protein: MALDTFEHPIYAQRKYFVQEIAGLDDLFDFLDEWPEEKRDVTYEVMLDACQKAANRQLPASVVAANFSRFLRTHGKLADIEDVPPHLRRVSDRNVSEI, translated from the coding sequence ATGGCACTTGATACTTTTGAACACCCGATTTACGCGCAACGGAAGTACTTCGTGCAAGAGATCGCCGGGCTTGACGATCTTTTTGATTTTCTTGACGAATGGCCGGAGGAGAAACGCGATGTCACCTATGAGGTGATGTTGGACGCCTGCCAGAAAGCCGCCAACCGTCAACTTCCCGCGTCGGTCGTCGCGGCGAATTTCAGTCGCTTTCTCAGAACGCATGGCAAGCTCGCAGACATAGAAGACGTGCCCCCGCACCTGCGGCGGGTCAGCGATCGAAATGTCTCAGAGATCTAG